A window from uncultured Desulfobacter sp. encodes these proteins:
- a CDS encoding response regulator — protein sequence MTHGHDGISFELSSTQPDESDRKSQNCAGSDFFSRKNIENVLINAPVGICILHHEDIHWANPACYAMTGHEDRSLEGKSARTLFPTDKEFQRVYNIFITDIRRTGAATVDACLSRMDNTAFDCRFRACWLDSKDHSQGLLVTVSDITEIKSEQIRENQMRKMEAIGVLAGGVSHDFNNLLMALQGHLSLMGVNASRPEKIKDHIHQMNRLIEAAAKITGSLLGFARGGKYQVEPLDINHVVNMALTVFQPGKNNVVIEKDLARDLHKINGDRSQLEQVLLNLLVNGCQAMVDGGTLTIRTRNLTIENARCYHFDVAPGAYVEISIQDTGIGMDDATQKKIFDPFFSTKILEDVKGRGLGLSTVFGIVKNHGGFITVESKKNTGSIFRVALPSSEPKKVERVEEERDNFDLMPKGRETVLIVDDEDEVREVGVSLLDALGYQVFQARNGEQCLELIIKHPGKIMLVILDLIMPVMDGKETFHRIQELDPGIKILISSGVNMDEETKELICDSSHDFLQKPFSMDRFSKAIRRILDQPD from the coding sequence ATGACCCATGGGCATGATGGCATATCTTTCGAATTGAGTTCAACCCAGCCGGACGAATCTGACCGGAAATCCCAGAATTGTGCAGGTTCTGACTTTTTCTCCCGAAAAAATATTGAAAATGTATTAATCAACGCTCCTGTGGGCATCTGCATTCTTCACCACGAAGACATCCATTGGGCCAATCCTGCCTGCTACGCCATGACCGGCCACGAAGACCGAAGCCTGGAAGGCAAATCCGCCCGGACCCTTTTCCCCACGGATAAAGAATTTCAACGTGTGTATAACATCTTTATCACGGACATTAGGCGGACAGGGGCGGCCACCGTTGACGCCTGCCTGTCACGGATGGACAATACCGCCTTTGACTGCCGTTTTCGGGCCTGCTGGCTGGATTCCAAGGATCATTCCCAGGGCCTGTTGGTCACGGTATCGGATATCACGGAAATCAAATCCGAACAGATCAGGGAAAATCAGATGCGGAAAATGGAAGCCATCGGAGTGCTGGCCGGCGGTGTCTCCCACGATTTCAACAATCTGCTCATGGCCCTCCAGGGGCATTTGTCCCTGATGGGCGTCAACGCAAGCAGGCCGGAAAAAATCAAGGATCACATCCACCAGATGAACCGGCTGATTGAAGCGGCCGCTAAAATTACCGGCAGTCTTCTGGGATTTGCCCGGGGAGGCAAGTACCAGGTTGAACCCTTAGATATTAACCACGTCGTAAACATGGCCCTCACTGTTTTCCAGCCGGGGAAAAACAATGTTGTCATTGAAAAAGACCTGGCCCGGGATCTTCACAAGATAAACGGAGACCGTTCCCAGCTTGAACAGGTGCTGCTCAACCTTCTGGTCAACGGATGCCAGGCCATGGTGGATGGCGGCACGCTTACCATAAGGACCCGGAATTTAACCATTGAAAATGCCCGCTGCTATCATTTTGACGTGGCACCCGGTGCGTACGTGGAAATAAGCATCCAGGATACCGGCATCGGCATGGATGACGCCACCCAGAAAAAAATTTTTGATCCGTTTTTCTCCACCAAAATCCTCGAAGACGTAAAAGGACGGGGGCTGGGGCTGTCGACGGTATTCGGCATTGTGAAAAATCACGGTGGATTCATCACCGTGGAAAGCAAAAAAAATACCGGCTCCATCTTCAGGGTGGCGCTGCCCAGTTCCGAACCCAAGAAGGTGGAACGTGTTGAAGAAGAGAGAGATAATTTTGATCTGATGCCCAAAGGCAGGGAAACCGTTCTGATTGTGGACGACGAGGATGAAGTCCGTGAAGTAGGCGTAAGTCTTCTTGATGCCTTGGGCTATCAAGTGTTCCAGGCCCGCAACGGAGAGCAGTGCCTGGAACTGATAATAAAACACCCGGGCAAAATTATGCTGGTCATCCTGGATCTTATCATGCCCGTCATGGACGGAAAAGAGACGTTTCATCGGATTCAGGAACTGGATCCCGGCATTAAGATATTGATTTCCAGCGGCGTCAACATGGATGAGGAAACAAAGGAGCTGATTTGTGACAGCAGTCACGATTTTTTACAAAAGCCCTTTTCCATGGACAGGTTTTCAAAGGCCATACGCAGGATACTTGATCAGCCAGATTGA
- the lnt gene encoding apolipoprotein N-acyltransferase: protein MQFKFTYGALLPFVPGLVSGVMLYAAFPSPCLYPLAFFALVPLWLSIDRLGAKQAFYAGIVAGLGFYLPLIYWICPTMIKFGGLNPLAALACLLLLAFYLSVYMGIFALAMKKISVPAGLVPFWGAVAWVALEYIRTYLFSGFPWGLIGYSQFHNLVFIQAADMVGVLGLSFLLVLGNGIQVTAFKAFAQRAWPGKRNMAGLTFAVGVLCLAFVYGHFELANIRGRIKDAPSHKIGVVQANIPQDQKWDKAFINDTIDRYSRLSLQTIPCDLVVWPETALPFYYGMDPLPSSRVDAMVRKAGTYFLIGIPAAQPSDQGFLYYNRACMLSPLALPTGYYDKHHLVPFGEYVPFKDLLWFAQKLTAGAGDFSKGETGPVPLKFGTGTTGVLICFEILFPNIARDFVRNGADMLTTMTNDAWFGRTQAALQHFSISVFRAVENRRSVVRVANTGISGFVDPSGAILERTDIFTDCALTRQVKVLSGTTFYTRHGDLVAKACLVAFFLICVLETMKKKIRRFLQ, encoded by the coding sequence ATGCAATTCAAATTCACATACGGCGCTTTGTTACCCTTTGTGCCTGGGTTGGTCAGTGGTGTAATGCTGTATGCTGCATTTCCCAGTCCCTGCCTGTATCCCCTCGCTTTTTTTGCCCTGGTTCCCCTATGGCTTTCCATTGATCGACTGGGGGCAAAGCAGGCCTTTTATGCTGGTATCGTCGCAGGACTTGGGTTTTACCTGCCCCTTATTTACTGGATATGCCCCACCATGATTAAATTCGGCGGCCTGAATCCCTTAGCCGCCTTAGCCTGTCTGTTGCTTTTGGCTTTTTACCTCTCTGTGTATATGGGCATTTTTGCCCTGGCCATGAAAAAAATATCGGTGCCTGCGGGGCTTGTGCCTTTTTGGGGGGCTGTGGCCTGGGTCGCCCTGGAATATATCCGGACATACTTGTTTTCAGGCTTTCCCTGGGGATTAATAGGTTACAGCCAGTTCCATAACCTTGTTTTTATCCAGGCGGCGGATATGGTCGGGGTGTTGGGACTCTCTTTTTTGTTGGTACTTGGAAACGGGATTCAGGTGACGGCATTCAAGGCGTTTGCCCAAAGGGCATGGCCCGGCAAGAGGAATATGGCAGGCTTAACCTTTGCCGTGGGGGTGCTTTGCCTGGCGTTTGTTTACGGCCATTTTGAACTGGCAAATATCCGTGGCCGGATTAAAGACGCACCGTCCCATAAAATTGGGGTTGTCCAAGCCAACATTCCCCAGGATCAAAAATGGGATAAAGCATTTATCAATGACACCATCGACCGGTATTCCCGGTTGTCTCTCCAGACCATTCCCTGCGATCTTGTGGTGTGGCCGGAAACGGCGCTGCCTTTTTACTACGGCATGGACCCTTTACCCTCAAGCCGGGTGGATGCCATGGTGAGAAAGGCGGGCACCTATTTTCTCATCGGTATTCCTGCGGCTCAGCCTTCGGACCAGGGCTTTTTGTACTACAACCGGGCCTGCATGCTCTCTCCCCTTGCCCTGCCCACGGGCTATTATGATAAACATCATCTGGTGCCCTTTGGGGAGTATGTGCCCTTTAAGGACCTGCTCTGGTTTGCCCAAAAACTGACGGCCGGGGCCGGGGATTTCTCCAAGGGCGAAACCGGGCCGGTACCATTGAAATTCGGTACGGGCACAACCGGGGTGTTAATCTGTTTTGAAATCCTTTTTCCCAATATTGCCAGGGACTTTGTGCGCAACGGGGCGGATATGTTAACCACCATGACCAATGATGCCTGGTTCGGCCGGACCCAGGCCGCGCTTCAGCATTTTTCCATTTCCGTGTTCAGGGCCGTTGAAAATCGGCGAAGCGTGGTGCGGGTGGCGAACACGGGTATTTCCGGATTTGTTGACCCTTCGGGCGCCATCCTTGAACGAACTGATATTTTTACGGATTGTGCCCTCACTCGCCAGGTGAAGGTTTTGTCTGGCACGACATTTTATACCCGCCATGGCGACCTTGTGGCCAAAGCCTGCCTGGTTGCATTCTTTTTAATTTGTGTGTTAGAAACCATGAAAAAAAAAATTAGGAGATTTTTACAATGA
- the prfB gene encoding peptide chain release factor 2 (programmed frameshift) — translation MSVEYKQIISSITAKANQLKEYLDLPVKEKRLRELELLIAREDFWNDADKATEMLKERTTIAGFIDTCNDIFSEIEDVEVMLELAREESDKAAEEEAGQMLAQLEKKVKHFSLEITLDGEDDARDAIVSINAGAGGTDSQDWAEMLFRMYTRWIDKKGYKCQIIDFQEGDEAGVKGVTLHVSGPNCFGFMKAESGVHRLVRISPFNAGGKRQTSFAAVFVYPEIKDEINIEIDEGDLRIDVYRASGAGGQHVNKTSSAVRITHAPTGVVVQCQQESSQHRNREIAMKVLKSRLYQLEKQKQDQKRQSLHDGKDDNAWGSQIRSYVLHPYRMVKDHRIDLEIGDVDRVLNGDLDPFIEGVLMSGVLTN, via the exons ATGAGCGTAGAATACAAACAGATTATCTCTTCCATTACTGCCAAAGCCAACCAGCTTAAGGAGTATCTT GACCTCCCTGTAAAGGAAAAACGGCTTCGGGAGCTTGAACTGCTCATCGCCCGAGAGGATTTCTGGAATGATGCGGACAAAGCCACCGAGATGTTAAAGGAGCGCACCACCATCGCAGGTTTTATTGATACCTGCAACGATATATTTTCAGAAATTGAGGATGTGGAGGTGATGCTGGAACTGGCCCGGGAGGAGTCGGACAAGGCAGCCGAAGAAGAAGCCGGTCAGATGCTCGCCCAGCTGGAGAAAAAGGTTAAGCATTTTTCTCTGGAGATCACCCTGGACGGAGAGGATGATGCCAGGGATGCCATTGTCTCCATCAATGCAGGGGCTGGGGGGACCGATTCCCAGGACTGGGCGGAGATGCTGTTTCGGATGTATACCCGGTGGATTGATAAAAAAGGGTACAAGTGCCAGATCATTGACTTTCAGGAGGGCGACGAAGCCGGTGTCAAGGGCGTAACCCTCCATGTTTCCGGTCCCAACTGCTTCGGTTTCATGAAAGCCGAATCCGGGGTGCACCGTCTGGTCAGAATTTCCCCGTTTAATGCCGGCGGCAAGCGCCAGACCTCTTTTGCGGCCGTATTTGTTTATCCGGAGATCAAGGATGAAATCAATATCGAGATTGATGAAGGGGATCTGCGCATTGATGTCTACCGGGCCAGCGGAGCCGGCGGCCAGCACGTCAATAAAACCAGTTCAGCCGTGCGTATCACCCATGCGCCCACGGGCGTGGTGGTCCAATGTCAACAGGAATCTTCCCAGCACCGGAACCGGGAGATTGCCATGAAAGTGCTCAAATCCCGTCTCTATCAGCTGGAAAAGCAGAAACAGGATCAAAAGCGGCAGAGCCTGCATGACGGCAAGGATGATAATGCCTGGGGCAGCCAGATCCGATCTTATGTGCTGCATCCTTACAGAATGGTCAAAGACCATCGCATTGACCTTGAGATTGGGGATGTGGACCGGGTGTTGAACGGCGATCTTGATCCCTTTATTGAAGGCGTTCTGATGTCCGGCGTCCTGACGAATTAA
- a CDS encoding HD domain-containing protein: MPIDPVEIIRQFYDSNSALFELLVEHSTKVAAKSLEIARGVAHLNPDMAFIEKAAMLHDIGIFKTSSPKIGCVGTYPYVCHGYLGRELLDELGLPREFGLVSERHTGAGITLENIIEADLPLPHRDMVPVSLEEKIICCADKFYSKSPKKRDNAMTRKKIEKSLAKLNPGHAERFAAWADAFGL; this comes from the coding sequence ATGCCCATAGATCCAGTGGAAATTATCCGTCAGTTTTATGATTCGAATTCAGCGCTTTTTGAGCTTCTGGTGGAACACAGCACAAAGGTGGCTGCAAAAAGCCTGGAGATTGCAAGGGGCGTTGCCCACCTGAATCCGGACATGGCGTTTATTGAAAAAGCAGCCATGCTCCATGACATCGGCATTTTTAAGACCAGTTCTCCGAAAATCGGCTGCGTGGGGACATATCCCTATGTATGCCACGGTTACCTTGGGCGTGAACTTTTAGACGAGTTGGGTCTGCCCCGGGAGTTCGGCCTTGTGTCCGAACGTCATACCGGGGCCGGTATTACCCTGGAAAATATTATTGAAGCGGATTTGCCTCTGCCCCATAGGGACATGGTGCCTGTTAGTCTGGAAGAAAAAATCATCTGCTGCGCAGATAAATTTTATTCCAAAAGTCCCAAGAAGCGGGATAATGCCATGACCCGGAAAAAGATTGAAAAATCCCTTGCCAAACTTAATCCGGGCCATGCAGAGAGATTTGCCGCCTGGGCGGATGCGTTTGGCCTTTAA
- the yjgA gene encoding ribosome biogenesis factor YjgA has protein sequence MTLPPDKTPDEALSLSKTKKKKMAENLQKLGEELSRLAVNQLEQLDLEPDLFKALVDAKSITSNVAARRHRQYIGTLMRQADSESILEALEQLKASPMGLYTHSPDVASQADQEIQVLLDKLLAWDDDAMETVLAAAPDTDRQQLRQVIRNANKEISQKKKNSKSLQALKEMIARI, from the coding sequence ATGACCTTACCTCCAGACAAAACGCCCGATGAGGCGCTTTCCCTAAGCAAAACAAAGAAAAAAAAGATGGCCGAAAACCTCCAGAAACTTGGGGAGGAATTAAGCCGGCTTGCCGTCAATCAGCTTGAACAGCTTGACCTTGAACCTGACCTGTTCAAGGCCCTGGTCGATGCAAAATCCATTACCTCCAATGTGGCGGCCCGTCGCCATCGACAGTACATCGGCACCCTGATGCGCCAGGCGGACTCCGAATCTATTCTGGAGGCGCTTGAACAGTTAAAAGCGTCTCCCATGGGCCTTTATACGCATAGTCCAGACGTTGCTTCACAAGCGGATCAAGAGATCCAGGTGTTGTTGGACAAGCTGCTGGCCTGGGATGATGACGCCATGGAAACAGTTCTGGCTGCCGCCCCCGACACGGATCGCCAGCAATTAAGGCAGGTGATCAGAAATGCCAACAAAGAGATATCCCAGAAAAAGAAAAATTCAAAATCATTGCAGGCATTAAAAGAAATGATTGCCCGAATTTGA
- a CDS encoding VanZ family protein, with amino-acid sequence MKLIADEIKKRWKALTLLILTAITLLSLLPVAVLPPAPGTDKTHHFIAYAMLMLPVALRKPANWILFGVFFILYSAAIELIQPFVNRYGEWLDLFANSVGIICGVIIAWLINSIISAKQSN; translated from the coding sequence ATGAAACTAATTGCAGACGAAATAAAAAAGCGTTGGAAAGCGTTAACCCTTTTGATTTTAACAGCCATCACCCTTTTGTCTTTGCTGCCGGTGGCCGTCTTGCCGCCGGCACCAGGCACGGATAAAACACATCATTTCATTGCCTATGCCATGCTCATGTTGCCCGTAGCACTGCGAAAACCTGCCAATTGGATTCTATTCGGCGTGTTTTTTATTTTATACAGCGCTGCCATAGAACTGATTCAACCGTTTGTGAACCGTTATGGAGAATGGCTGGATCTGTTCGCAAACTCTGTGGGGATAATATGCGGAGTGATCATTGCCTGGCTGATTAATTCCATCATATCCGCAAAACAATCAAATTAA
- a CDS encoding helical backbone metal receptor, with translation MDSYLNYLRQNRCFFVFYLVAVFCLANVVAARVQVQDSTGATLVFDQPPQRIVSLVPTASEILVSIGAGDLLKGTTYHDVTLAGSDKRTVVGGFFNPSWVHVKTLHPDLLIAASFHDQIIADAKASGLNVFVYDTISLDQAWNQIETLGRITGDDARARELVKQNKGNLAHVKAKLDKAKVSHKRVMRLMGRDQIMTPGPDTFQAEMIRAAGGLAPDFGKTGNIVPVTLDEWTHFNPQVIYGCGNDKLVAENFFSTPGWKNVDAVKNHQIYYLPCDLTCRASVHTADFVAYLSSLIYTKEFADAKNDVHPSEIIGETPLEQDISADLPYVANASIINAYVLDYPNKTLVVDLKSPMTVLSTLEGWRDNITTVGNHYTPPSTWMPGHLAGIGPLRTRILDAIGKKAETTALLMTGADMDHLAVRTETFKAVTVTALVTAGVMSNAVRMGEDEGMFYEPGTINILILTNMHLTPRAMSRAIISATEAKTALLEDLDIRSKYSGAQHSATGTGTDNILVVQGQGCAIDNAGGHSKMGELIAKAVYAGVKDAVAKQNGILPGRHVIQRLKERHISIYEITAGAQCNCQQQKSEFNAMVEHLLLNKDVSGFMASALSLSDAYERGQVKTLDAFDLWCGQMAQKIAGRPIDIMDMIRKHDIPIVIKKALNAVMAGAKARIGEEDE, from the coding sequence ATGGATTCGTATTTAAACTATTTGCGGCAGAACCGCTGTTTTTTTGTTTTTTATTTAGTTGCGGTTTTTTGCCTGGCCAATGTCGTCGCCGCCCGGGTCCAGGTCCAGGACAGTACCGGGGCAACCCTTGTTTTTGATCAGCCGCCCCAGCGCATTGTCAGTCTTGTGCCCACGGCATCGGAAATACTTGTCAGCATCGGGGCCGGGGACCTGCTTAAAGGAACCACCTACCATGATGTGACGCTGGCCGGGTCTGACAAACGAACGGTTGTGGGCGGATTTTTCAATCCGTCCTGGGTCCATGTCAAAACATTGCATCCGGATCTGCTCATTGCCGCTTCGTTTCACGATCAGATCATTGCGGATGCAAAGGCATCCGGGCTGAATGTTTTTGTTTATGACACAATATCCCTGGACCAGGCTTGGAACCAGATCGAGACCCTTGGCCGGATTACAGGAGATGACGCCCGGGCCCGGGAGCTTGTGAAACAGAACAAGGGTAATCTGGCCCACGTCAAGGCAAAGTTGGACAAGGCAAAGGTCTCACATAAACGGGTGATGCGGCTCATGGGCCGGGATCAAATCATGACACCGGGCCCGGATACGTTCCAGGCAGAAATGATCCGAGCCGCAGGCGGACTTGCGCCTGATTTCGGTAAAACAGGCAATATTGTGCCCGTCACCCTGGACGAGTGGACTCACTTCAACCCCCAGGTGATTTACGGCTGCGGGAATGACAAACTGGTTGCGGAAAATTTTTTTTCAACGCCGGGGTGGAAAAACGTGGATGCCGTGAAAAATCACCAGATCTATTACCTGCCCTGTGATCTGACCTGCCGGGCGTCAGTGCATACCGCCGATTTTGTGGCCTATCTTTCCTCATTGATTTACACAAAAGAATTTGCCGATGCGAAAAATGATGTTCACCCATCTGAAATCATCGGTGAAACACCCCTTGAGCAGGATATTTCAGCGGATTTGCCCTATGTGGCAAACGCTTCCATCATCAATGCCTACGTGCTTGACTATCCCAACAAAACCCTGGTGGTGGATTTAAAATCCCCCATGACCGTTTTGTCCACCCTGGAAGGGTGGCGGGATAATATTACAACCGTGGGCAACCATTACACCCCGCCGTCCACCTGGATGCCGGGCCATCTGGCGGGCATAGGTCCCCTGCGCACCCGTATTCTGGATGCCATTGGCAAAAAGGCTGAGACCACGGCCCTGCTCATGACCGGGGCGGATATGGACCATCTGGCTGTCCGGACCGAAACATTTAAAGCGGTGACGGTTACGGCGCTGGTCACGGCAGGCGTTATGTCCAATGCCGTGCGCATGGGGGAAGATGAGGGCATGTTTTATGAGCCGGGGACCATTAATATTTTGATATTAACCAATATGCACCTGACCCCCAGGGCTATGTCCCGGGCGATTATTTCGGCCACGGAAGCCAAGACCGCCCTGCTCGAAGACCTGGACATCCGTTCAAAATACTCCGGGGCGCAACATTCGGCCACGGGCACGGGTACGGACAATATCCTGGTGGTCCAGGGGCAGGGCTGCGCCATTGACAATGCCGGGGGCCATTCCAAAATGGGCGAACTCATTGCAAAGGCGGTGTACGCTGGGGTTAAAGATGCGGTGGCAAAACAGAACGGGATTTTACCTGGCCGCCATGTGATTCAGCGCCTGAAAGAGCGACATATCAGCATTTACGAAATTACTGCCGGTGCCCAATGTAACTGCCAACAGCAGAAAAGTGAGTTTAACGCCATGGTGGAACATCTGCTGCTGAACAAAGACGTTTCAGGGTTTATGGCCTCTGCCTTATCCTTGAGCGACGCATATGAACGCGGGCAGGTGAAAACCCTTGACGCCTTTGACCTTTGGTGCGGACAAATGGCACAAAAAATTGCTGGTCGGCCCATTGATATCATGGACATGATCCGGAAGCATGATATTCCCATTGTGATTAAAAAGGCGTTGAATGCAGTTATGGCCGGTGCCAAAGCACGGATTGGAGAAGAGGACGAATGA
- a CDS encoding helical backbone metal receptor: MRGRREHFTLFLFWVAFIVFAPCLASAQSPGPAVRVVSLSPFITETIYLLEAQAQLIADTTYCTVPPEAAQKEKIGSVTQVNVEKIISLAPDLVIASPLSSEKQLKILRVQGLCVMEVRNPQNFEQMCALTLKIATALGKTARAQIIVQQASADVDNVRKRVAGLRPRRVFIQIGLKPLHTANKDLFINEYIRQANAVNIAEHHPSGIYSREAVIQQDPDVILVATMGSSKKAAAFEKKRWMSFSFLASAKNNEIHVLDPEVICHPTPVSFAAGLRQVATLIHPEIRTTEGPN, encoded by the coding sequence ATGAGGGGCAGGCGTGAACATTTTACACTGTTTTTGTTCTGGGTAGCCTTCATTGTCTTTGCTCCGTGTTTGGCTTCAGCCCAATCGCCCGGACCGGCAGTGCGGGTGGTCTCCTTGTCTCCGTTTATCACGGAAACCATTTACCTTTTGGAGGCCCAGGCCCAGCTGATTGCCGACACCACCTATTGTACGGTGCCCCCCGAGGCGGCCCAAAAAGAGAAAATCGGGTCCGTAACCCAGGTGAATGTGGAAAAAATTATCAGCCTGGCACCGGACCTTGTGATCGCCTCGCCATTGAGCAGCGAAAAACAGCTTAAAATCCTACGCGTCCAGGGGCTTTGTGTCATGGAGGTCCGCAATCCCCAAAATTTTGAACAGATGTGCGCCCTGACCCTGAAAATTGCAACGGCCCTTGGCAAAACGGCCCGGGCCCAGATCATTGTTCAGCAGGCCTCGGCGGATGTGGACAACGTCCGCAAACGGGTCGCAGGTCTGCGCCCGAGGCGGGTGTTTATCCAGATTGGTTTGAAACCCCTTCATACGGCGAACAAAGATCTGTTTATCAACGAATATATCCGCCAGGCCAATGCCGTTAATATTGCGGAACATCACCCTTCGGGCATCTATTCCAGGGAAGCTGTGATCCAACAGGACCCTGATGTCATCCTCGTGGCCACCATGGGGTCCAGCAAAAAAGCCGCTGCCTTTGAAAAGAAACGGTGGATGTCTTTTTCGTTTCTGGCATCTGCCAAAAACAACGAAATTCATGTGCTCGACCCGGAAGTGATCTGTCACCCCACCCCGGTGAGTTTCGCCGCCGGTCTAAGGCAGGTGGCGACTCTTATTCATCCGGAAATCCGCACGACAGAAGGACCCAATTGA
- a CDS encoding iron chelate uptake ABC transporter family permease subunit, whose protein sequence is MKSCARSWGLFSLGLLILLVFTAGISLSVGSADIRFFDIPGIIASGPGSPEYGILMGIRLPRTLLGIAMGGALSLAGTLLQGMFKNPLVEPYTLGISGGASLASV, encoded by the coding sequence TTGAAATCCTGCGCCAGGTCATGGGGGCTGTTTTCATTGGGCCTGCTTATTTTATTGGTATTCACCGCAGGCATCTCCCTTTCCGTGGGCAGTGCCGATATCCGATTCTTCGACATACCGGGCATCATAGCCTCAGGGCCGGGCAGTCCCGAATACGGAATCCTCATGGGAATCCGCCTGCCGAGAACCCTGCTTGGCATTGCCATGGGCGGGGCGTTGAGCCTTGCGGGCACCCTGCTCCAGGGCATGTTTAAAAATCCTTTGGTGGAACCCTATACCCTTGGGATTTCCGGCGGGGCATCCCTTGCATCTGTGTAA
- a CDS encoding iron ABC transporter permease: MSGFAGASLVIFLVYGLNRSTRHIRSNRMLLTGVMISYVASSLVMLLMALARSDELQTIVLWIMGSLDEPDMTLIRMALAGSLVGLFFSYFFCFDLNALVLGEEAAADLGVNTARARKGIFFIASFLTGLSVSMAGVIMFVGLIVPHFMRLITGPDHRILLISSYLAGAVFLLMCDVVARTAIAPLELPVGVITGIIGGVVFIWAISRNPGEI; encoded by the coding sequence CTGTCCGGGTTTGCCGGGGCCAGCCTGGTTATTTTTCTGGTATACGGACTGAACCGCAGCACCCGGCATATCCGTTCCAACCGGATGCTGCTCACCGGTGTGATGATATCCTATGTGGCATCGTCCCTTGTGATGCTGCTCATGGCCCTGGCCCGGTCCGATGAGCTTCAGACCATTGTACTGTGGATCATGGGATCATTGGACGAACCTGATATGACCCTGATCCGTATGGCCCTGGCGGGGTCCCTGGTCGGGCTTTTTTTCTCCTATTTTTTCTGCTTTGATCTAAACGCCCTGGTCCTGGGCGAAGAGGCGGCTGCAGATCTTGGGGTGAACACGGCCCGGGCAAGAAAAGGCATCTTTTTCATTGCATCGTTTCTAACCGGGCTCTCCGTATCCATGGCCGGTGTCATCATGTTTGTGGGGCTTATTGTACCGCATTTCATGCGCCTGATTACCGGACCGGATCACAGAATCCTTTTGATCTCCTCCTATCTTGCCGGTGCCGTGTTCCTACTGATGTGCGATGTGGTGGCACGGACCGCGATCGCACCCCTGGAACTGCCCGTGGGGGTCATCACCGGCATTATCGGGGGCGTGGTGTTCATCTGGGCCATTTCCAGAAACCCGGGGGAGATATGA
- a CDS encoding ABC transporter ATP-binding protein → MTPSLLLKIQDVTLGFGQRQVLSSISFDVPAGRIVSIIGPNGTGKTSLLRSVCGHLRPFNGKMILKGKDATAQTRAELARQMAVVQQNQDPLPMQVKAYVLLGRLPFFKPFQFFETGDDRERARHFMGLTGIGHLADSTMDRISGGERQLAALARALTQEPEFLVLDEPTAHLDITHQARILDLISGLRDSLGLTVLMVLHDLNLAAEYSDSLILLNKDQGRIHALGTPEQVLTRENIQAVYHIPVRMGTNPKSGRPCVFIDRAGA, encoded by the coding sequence ATGACGCCATCTTTGTTGTTGAAAATTCAGGATGTCACTCTGGGCTTTGGCCAGCGTCAGGTCTTGTCGAGCATCAGTTTTGATGTGCCGGCAGGCCGCATTGTCTCCATTATCGGTCCCAACGGTACCGGTAAAACCAGCCTGCTGCGCTCGGTTTGCGGGCATCTGAGACCGTTCAATGGAAAAATGATACTCAAGGGAAAGGACGCCACTGCCCAGACCCGGGCCGAACTTGCCCGGCAAATGGCCGTGGTGCAGCAGAACCAGGACCCGCTGCCCATGCAGGTTAAAGCTTATGTGCTGCTGGGCCGCCTGCCGTTTTTCAAGCCGTTTCAATTTTTTGAGACCGGAGACGACCGGGAACGTGCCCGGCACTTTATGGGGCTCACCGGTATCGGCCATCTTGCCGATTCCACCATGGACCGGATTTCAGGCGGGGAGCGTCAGCTGGCAGCTCTTGCCAGGGCCCTGACCCAGGAACCCGAGTTCCTTGTACTTGACGAACCCACAGCGCATCTGGACATCACCCACCAGGCCAGAATACTGGATCTTATTTCCGGATTGCGGGACAGTCTGGGCCTTACCGTACTTATGGTGCTTCATGATTTGAACCTGGCCGCTGAATATTCCGATTCGCTGATTCTTTTGAATAAAGACCAGGGGCGGATTCATGCCCTGGGTACGCCGGAACAGGTCCTGACCCGGGAAAATATTCAGGCCGTATATCATATTCCGGTCCGGATGGGGACAAATCCAAAATCCGGCCGGCCCTGTGTGTTCATAGACAGGGCCGGGGCCTGA